The following proteins are encoded in a genomic region of Oncorhynchus masou masou isolate Uvic2021 chromosome 32, UVic_Omas_1.1, whole genome shotgun sequence:
- the LOC135527119 gene encoding protein Wnt-8a-like produces MGPCKLLTSLVLSMCCHVLYATAWSVNNFLMTGPKAYLTYASSVQVGAQSGIQECKHQFSWDRWNCPESALQLSTHGLRSATRETSFVHAISAAGVMYTLTKNCSMGDFDNCGCDDSNIGQIGGRGWIWGGCSDNVKFGEKMSKQFVDALENGHDSRAAVNLHNNEAGRLAIKATMKRACKCHGVSGSCSVQTCWMQLSDFRDIGNYLKVKHDQAQKLEMDKRRMRSGNSADNRGAIADVFSSIARTELIYLEESPDYCTKNKSLGLQGTEGRECLQGENNLSQWEKKSCRRLCHECGLRVEERRIEIVSSCNCKFHWCCTVKCERCTQVVTKYYCARRERVRRPQNSPRKSGRRPRVQRS; encoded by the exons ATGGGACCGTGCAAGCTGCTGACATCACTGGTCCTGTCCATGTGTTGTCATGTTCTGTACGCTACAGCATG GTCGGTGAATAACTTCCTGATGACTGGACCAAAG GCCTATCTGACGTATGCTAGTAGCGTGCAGGTGGGCGCGCAGAGCGGGATCCAGGAATGTAAACACCAGTTCTCTTGGGACAGGTGGAACTGCCCGGAGAGTGCGCTCCAACTATCAACTCATGGACTGCGCAGTG CCACAAGAGAGACGTCTTTCGTCCACGCCATCAGTGCTGCGGGGGTGATGTACACTCTCACCAAGAACTGTAGTATGGGGGATTTTGATAACTGTGGATGTGATGACTCCAATATTGGGCAGATAG gtggtaGGGGTTGGATTTGGGGGGGCTGCAGTGATAACGTGAAATTTGGGGAGAAGATGTCCAAACAGTTTGTGGATGCGCTGGAGAACGGGCACGACTCGCGCGCAGCTGTAAACCTGCACAACAATGAAGCTGGTAGACTT GCGATCAAGGCGACTATGAAGCGAGCCTGTAAGTGCCACGGCGTCTCCGGGAGCTGTTCCGTTCAGACCTGCTGGATGCAGCTGTCTGACTTCAGAGACATCGGCAACTACCTCAAAGTCAAACACGACCAGGCGCAGAAACTGGAGATGGACAAGAGGCGGATGAGGTCGGGGAACAGCGCGGACAACAGGGGCGCCATCGCGGACGTGTTCAGCAGCATCGCCCGGACGGAGCTCATTTACCTGGAGGAATCTCCGGACTACTGTACCAAGAACAAGAGCCTGGGGCTCCAGGGAACCGAGGGGAGGGAGTGTCTGCAGggggaaaataacctctcccagTGGGAGAAGAAGAGCTGCCGCCGGCTGTGCCATGAGTGCGGCCTGAGGGTCGAGGAGAGGCGGATTGAGATAGTCAGCAGCTGTAATTGCAAGTTTCACTGGTGCTGCACGGTCAAGTGTGAGCGGTGCACGCAGGTCGTGACCAAATACTACTGCGCGCGCAGGGAGAGAGTGCGCAGGCCTCAGAACAGCCCAAGGAAAAGTGGGAGAAGGCCCCGCGTGCAGCGCAGTTGA
- the LOC135527118 gene encoding protein Wnt-8-like: MVFRSFLWLLVLFLLHKTILGHAWAVNNFLMTGPKAYLTYASSVQVGAQSGIQECKHQFAWDRWNCPESALQLSTHKGLRSATSETSFVHAISAAGVMYTLTRNCSLGDLDNCGCDGSRNGQIGGRGWLWGGCSDNLDFGERMSKQYVDALETGQDSRAAVNLHNNEAGRLAVKATMKRICRCHGMSESCSVQTCWMQLSDFRDIGNYLKIKHDQAQKLEMDKRRMRSGNSADNRGAIADAFSSIARTELIYLEESPDYCSQNASLGLHGTEGRECLQQGEGLNQWEKRSCRRLCHECGLRVEERRTEIVSSCNCKFQWCCTVKCENCSQVMVKHVCARREGGNGHNYRRRYRGPK; this comes from the exons ATGGTCTTCCGTTCGTTCCTCTGGCTCCTGGTGCTTTTCCTTCTCCACAAAACTATTCTTGGACATGCCTG GGCCGTGAACAATTTTCTGATGACTGGACCCAAG GCCTATCTGACGTATGCCAGTAGCGTGCAAGTGGGCGCGCAGAGCGGGATCCAGGAATGTAAACACCAGTTTGCTTGGGACAGGTGGAACTGCCCCGAGAGCGCGCTCCAACTGTCAACTCATAAAGGCCTTCGAAGCG CTACGAGCGAGACCTCTTTCGTGCACGCGATCAGTGCAGCAGGTGTCATGTACACACTGACCCGCAACTGTAGTCTCGGGGACCTGGACAACTGCGGCTGTGACGGCTCGAGAAATGGTCAaattg ggGGGCGTGGGTGGTTGTGGGGTGGCTGCAGTGATAACTTGGACTTTGGGGAAAGGATGTCAAAACAGTACGTGGACGCGCTTGAGACTGGCCAGGACTCACGGGCGGCTGTCAACCTTCATAACAACGAGGCAGGTAGACTG GCGGTGAAAGCCACCATGAAGCGCATCTGCAGGTGCCACGGTATGTCTGAGAGTTGCTCCGTTCAGACCTGCTGGATGCAGCTGTCTGACTTCAGAGACATCGGCAACTACCTCAAAATCAAACACGATCAGGCGCAGAAACTGGAAATGGACAAGAGGCGGATGAGATCGGGGAACAGCGCCGACAACAGGGGCGCCATTGCGGACGCGTTCAGCAGCATCGCCCGAACGGAGCTCATTTACCTGGAGGAATCTCCGGACTACTGCAGTCAGAACGCCAGCCTGGGCCTTCACGGTACTGAGGGCAGGGAGTGCCTGCAGCAAGGCGAGGGCTTGAACCAGTGGGAGAAGAGGAGCTGCCGCCGACTGTGCCATGAGTGTGGcctgagggtggaggagaggcgGACAGAGATAGTCAGCAGCTGTAACTGTAAGTTCCAATGGTGCTGCACGGTCAAGTGTGAGAACTGCTCTCAAGTGATGGTCAAACACGTGTGTGCCAGAAGAGAGGGAGGCAACGGACACAACTACAGAAGGAGATACCGAGGACCTAAATGA
- the LOC135527120 gene encoding thymosin beta-like, with product MSDKPDLTEITCFDKTKLKKTETIEKNPLPTKETIEQERKGDATP from the exons ATGTCTGACAAACCTGACCTGACAGAGATCACCTGCTTCGACAAGACCAAACTCAAGAAGACTGAGACGATAGAAAAGAACCCCCTGCCAACCAAAGAGA CCATTGaacaggaaaggaaaggggacGCAACGCCTTGA